In the genome of Rhopalosiphum padi isolate XX-2018 chromosome 1, ASM2088224v1, whole genome shotgun sequence, the window gaccgatttaaaaaaaagttgtattaacaatttttgtaaatgaatatattgtaaAGAATTAGGTATTGTtctgtaataatgtatattttcaatatatattatatcattgattgaaaaaagaaaacgcatacttaaatgtataaactttattctatttttgagttattaaaaacaaagacattttaaaatatacattgaactataaaaaaaatattggtaggTAAAAcacaaagttaatattttactcaACGTTGTGTATCAATCATATTACaatcatattttctaattaaactACGTAAATTCAATAGAGTTTTAGTTcgaccatattatatactattaaatcgACTTATATGACGTATTGCATacttttaatgtataatgtcttaaataatatcattaatttattatatgtcgtTAATTTTGCTTTGTTAGGAAATGTTGGACTTGATTGGATTGCATTCATAAGCCCACGGTAAATCTCAGTAGACGCTAGAATTGGACCACGTATTTCTCGTGGCAAACGGTTTAAAGCGTCCACCGATTCCAATTGATGTTTGTCGGCCAACTGCATCATCATCTGGGCGTATCTCTGCAACTTTTTATCTCCCATAGATCTTGGCTTCTTTTCCTGACACAAGATCTTAACATCTTCTTTTTCGTCATCCAATAATTCAGTAGGGAAATAACATCGACCCCATGCTTCACTATCACGGACGAGATCTCGGGCAATGTTCACAAATTGTAATCCCTACAAAAGAATATTGCAAACGCACGtataaataattcgttttaaaaactttgttttCAAAACTTACATTTCCTATCTGATaagattttttaatcaaataatcgTCCTTTTCAATGAATTCGTACTTGTCAATATTGTATCTATACATGattatataaacacacataGCACCGAAACTTCCGGCCACAAGTGTGAAATATACAAGTAAATCGTTTTCATTTTTGTACAATGTACCAGAAAGATCCAATTGAAATCCATCAAACAATTCTTCAAATGGCTTGCGAGGCAAAAGAAATGCTATTCTAGAAAATGCACGGAAAATTGCCAATTCTTCTTCTGTCAACTCAGACTCGTATTCCTTCCAATCGATGATTATTTCTTGTGGATTGGACTTAAcatcaaaatctgattttctgTCAGCGAAAAGTTCGTTGATAAATTTGTagcatagttttaatttaatttttttgttttcgaaGTCTGATTCATCATCAACCATATTATCCGTAATACGAGTAAAtccgtatataattaataaatccaaACGAAttgctaaattaaaaaaaaaaaattatcattaaacagTATTATGTAAGTTGATaattttatgcataaaaaaaactcagctttatcatataatataaacaaataataatataatttagatatcaacacttaagaaaaaaatattttaataaataaaaattttgaaaatgactCAAGTATAAagcaaaatatcaatttaaaatatgttctattttttaatgtacctaatattaatttaaattcacggatattttgttttaacgtCTTACCGGTGtggaataaataattagaagtGCCGAATGAATGCGACGAATCTAATAGTTTGATACAATATTTCAAGTCATCCGTTACAGTAGAAGGCATTGTATATTCCGAAGTCGCGAATGCTTTAAACATCTGACCAATGAAACTTCTACTGAAACTAAACTGATGTGGGTATATTAAAGAGAACGTAATGATCATACCGTATGCTTTGTCGTAACAAGCTCCTGCCAAGACGATCATCACGGtcgttataaatgtaaatagtgCTTCTTCTAATGGTAAACCGTTGGCCACGGATACGTTTAAGCTGGTAGTTTTGTTTAGATGCCACACGTCTTCTTTCAGGGCTATCCGATTGACCAATAACAGGTATAAAGTCGGTATCGCGATCGCAAAAGACGATGGTATTAAATGTTTCACGAAATAATTGCCCGCACCGTACCACATAACCATTATCACGGGAGATGCCCAACACATTATGCTTCCCAGGTAAAACGTTTGTTGTCCCGGGACGGCCAAACCGTAACCTATGGCCGTGGTGACGTTGAGCAGTAGGATCGGCATCCAGCGAATCGTCTGATAACTCTGTTTGTCATGGTTAAAGTTCAAGCATTGGTGTTTCCATCGAACGCAGAGGTAGGCCCACAGCGAAACGAGAACGACTTGTAGGACTAC includes:
- the LOC132917931 gene encoding uncharacterized protein LOC132917931 — translated: MLTYMDIHLKYTLPVIGVLALITRPFLCRMEITKIAFISTVALLYTTLHYNYPILNGARTYPPEKVSGVIGNIPVDEYISVVLQVVLVSLWAYLCVRWKHQCLNFNHDKQSYQTIRWMPILLLNVTTAIGYGLAVPGQQTFYLGSIMCWASPVIMVMWYGAGNYFVKHLIPSSFAIAIPTLYLLLVNRIALKEDVWHLNKTTSLNVSVANGLPLEEALFTFITTVMIVLAGACYDKAYGMIITFSLIYPHQFSFSRSFIGQMFKAFATSEYTMPSTVTDDLKYCIKLLDSSHSFGTSNYLFHTAIRLDLLIIYGFTRITDNMVDDESDFENKKIKLKLCYKFINELFADRKSDFDVKSNPQEIIIDWKEYESELTEEELAIFRAFSRIAFLLPRKPFEELFDGFQLDLSGTLYKNENDLLVYFTLVAGSFGAMCVYIIMYRYNIDKYEFIEKDDYLIKKSYQIGNGLQFVNIARDLVRDSEAWGRCYFPTELLDDEKEDVKILCQEKKPRSMGDKKLQRYAQMMMQLADKHQLESVDALNRLPREIRGPILASTEIYRGLMNAIQSSPTFPNKAKLTTYNKLMILFKTLYIKSMQYVI